From a region of the Corallococcus macrosporus genome:
- a CDS encoding restriction endonuclease subunit S: MPKISEIFVLQYGHSLELNRLEQSDGPDSVNFVGRAARNNGVTAKVKRIAAEKPAPAGTITVALGGQGGAGVAFLQPFPYYCGRDVMILKARKPMSDQEKLWWATCITANRFRFGFGRQANRTLKDLMLPDAMKVPAWVNSANLDRYQGAKLPAHTKPVLLTAPKSWKPLALQDLFTIKKGQRLTKADMLPGNTPYVGASDTGNGITARIGQDPIHEARTISVSYNGSVAEAFFQPEAYWATDDVNVLYPKGFQLSAATGLFLCTLIRLEKYRFNYGRKWHLERMRESIIRLPMTTHQKPDWDYMEQFVKALPYSSQI; the protein is encoded by the coding sequence ATGCCGAAGATTAGTGAAATATTCGTCCTCCAGTACGGCCACAGCCTAGAACTGAACCGCCTTGAGCAATCCGACGGGCCTGATTCCGTCAACTTTGTCGGTCGAGCAGCAAGGAACAACGGCGTCACTGCCAAAGTCAAGCGAATCGCAGCCGAGAAGCCTGCACCTGCTGGGACCATCACTGTTGCACTTGGAGGGCAGGGCGGTGCCGGAGTGGCCTTTTTGCAGCCCTTTCCGTACTACTGCGGTCGCGATGTGATGATCCTCAAGGCACGAAAGCCAATGAGCGACCAAGAGAAGCTTTGGTGGGCAACGTGCATCACGGCAAACCGATTTCGGTTTGGATTCGGACGACAGGCGAACCGGACGCTCAAGGATTTGATGCTCCCTGACGCAATGAAGGTTCCTGCTTGGGTAAATTCTGCGAACCTTGATCGCTACCAAGGCGCCAAGCTACCTGCCCACACAAAGCCGGTCCTACTGACTGCTCCGAAATCCTGGAAGCCCTTAGCTCTCCAAGACCTCTTTACGATCAAAAAGGGCCAGCGGCTAACGAAGGCAGACATGCTTCCCGGCAATACGCCTTACGTCGGAGCTTCCGATACCGGGAACGGGATAACGGCCAGAATTGGACAGGATCCAATACACGAAGCCAGGACAATCAGCGTAAGTTACAACGGTTCGGTAGCCGAGGCATTTTTTCAGCCCGAAGCTTACTGGGCAACCGATGATGTCAACGTACTATACCCGAAGGGATTTCAGCTCTCTGCTGCCACAGGTCTATTTTTGTGCACACTGATTCGCCTTGAGAAGTACCGCTTCAACTACGGGCGCAAATGGCACCTTGAACGCATGCGGGAGTCAATCATCCGTCTACCTATGACAACACACCAGAAGCCCGATTGGGACTACATGGAGCAGTTTGTAAAGGCACTTCCTTACAGCTCTCAAATTTAA
- a CDS encoding HsdM family class I SAM-dependent methyltransferase, with protein sequence MTSKNERKTEALVRDALRELGYGEPDNGISVEEQKSEIAKVKSLLSKASKNAKGNAGYPEFLVSSQKDAAFLIVFECKPDVKKHESPARNKPIEYAVDGVLHYAQHLAKHYTVVAVAVSGSTASSMRVSTFLVPAGSSEYKDLTNESGEPVRDIIPFDDYYRLASFDPDVAKKRHSDLLAFSKELHELIWTKAKISEEDKPLLVSGSLIAFMNNSFMKTFSSLAAEDIQEAWLGAIKKELSNADIPQAKKDTMLQPYSTIAVHPNLGKPDSKTAKEYPDGVFKEILSRICENVWPYINVYHDFDVVGQFYGEFLKYTAGDKKALGIVLTPRHVAELFSLIANVSPESKVLDICAGTGGFLISAMQHMLKKAVTDEQRQDIKRNRLIGIENNPKMFALAASNMILRGDGKANLHQASCFDDAIIKAVRKMKPNTGMLNPPYSQSKSDAELHELYFVKQMLDCLEPGGTGIAIVPMSCAISPHPVREELMKHHTLDAVMSMPQELFYPVGIVTCIMVWIAGRPHAKSAKKTWFGYWREDGFVKTKHKGRIDLYGKWPAIRDHWVEQYRNREVHPGESVMQPVTTADEWCVEAYMETDYSTLTQEHFEHVVKSYAMFRLFGRENEQEQEAADAED encoded by the coding sequence ATGACATCAAAAAACGAACGGAAAACGGAAGCTCTAGTTCGAGACGCGCTGCGAGAGCTTGGATATGGCGAGCCCGACAACGGGATCTCAGTTGAAGAACAGAAGTCCGAAATTGCCAAGGTCAAGTCCTTGCTGTCCAAGGCAAGCAAGAACGCCAAGGGAAACGCGGGATACCCGGAGTTTTTGGTTTCCAGCCAGAAGGACGCAGCCTTTTTGATCGTTTTTGAGTGCAAACCGGACGTAAAGAAGCATGAGAGCCCGGCAAGGAACAAGCCTATCGAGTACGCAGTAGACGGCGTACTGCACTACGCACAGCATCTGGCTAAACACTACACTGTCGTCGCTGTTGCCGTAAGTGGTTCAACAGCAAGCTCCATGAGAGTCTCTACCTTCCTTGTGCCAGCAGGGAGCAGTGAGTACAAGGATCTAACGAACGAGTCTGGGGAGCCAGTAAGGGACATCATCCCCTTTGACGACTACTACAGACTCGCGTCCTTTGACCCTGACGTGGCCAAGAAGAGGCATTCTGATCTTCTGGCTTTCTCAAAGGAACTTCATGAACTCATTTGGACGAAGGCGAAGATCTCGGAGGAAGACAAGCCGCTTCTAGTGAGCGGTTCTCTCATCGCATTCATGAACAACTCGTTCATGAAGACATTCAGCAGTTTGGCAGCAGAAGACATTCAAGAGGCGTGGCTTGGTGCCATCAAAAAGGAACTGAGCAATGCGGACATACCCCAGGCCAAAAAGGACACCATGCTGCAACCGTACTCCACGATTGCGGTTCATCCGAATCTTGGCAAGCCGGACAGCAAGACAGCCAAAGAGTATCCGGATGGCGTGTTCAAGGAAATTCTTTCGCGCATATGCGAGAACGTTTGGCCCTACATAAACGTCTACCACGACTTTGACGTTGTGGGCCAATTCTACGGCGAGTTTCTCAAGTACACTGCCGGAGACAAGAAGGCGCTAGGCATTGTGCTTACTCCGCGACATGTTGCGGAACTATTCTCACTCATCGCAAACGTCTCGCCTGAATCCAAGGTTCTAGATATTTGCGCGGGCACGGGAGGCTTCTTGATCTCGGCCATGCAGCATATGCTAAAGAAGGCAGTGACCGACGAACAGCGCCAAGACATCAAGAGGAATCGCTTAATCGGGATTGAAAACAATCCCAAAATGTTCGCACTGGCTGCGTCGAACATGATTCTACGGGGCGACGGCAAGGCAAACTTGCACCAAGCAAGCTGCTTTGATGACGCGATCATCAAAGCGGTCAGGAAGATGAAACCTAACACGGGCATGCTGAACCCGCCCTACTCGCAATCGAAGAGCGACGCAGAACTGCACGAGCTTTACTTCGTAAAGCAAATGTTGGATTGCTTGGAACCAGGTGGCACTGGAATTGCAATCGTTCCAATGTCCTGCGCAATCTCACCACATCCCGTTCGCGAAGAACTTATGAAACACCACACCTTGGATGCCGTTATGTCCATGCCGCAGGAGCTTTTCTATCCGGTGGGGATAGTGACTTGCATCATGGTATGGATTGCTGGCAGGCCGCACGCAAAGTCCGCCAAGAAAACTTGGTTTGGATATTGGCGTGAGGATGGGTTTGTGAAAACTAAGCACAAGGGTCGCATTGACCTTTACGGCAAGTGGCCTGCCATCCGCGATCACTGGGTGGAGCAATACCGGAATCGCGAGGTGCATCCGGGAGAGAGCGTAATGCAACCCGTGACGACTGCCGATGAGTGGTGCGTGGAAGCCTATATGGAAACCGACTATAGCACCCTTACCCAGGAGCACTTTGAACATGTAGTGAAGAGCTATGCAATGTTCCGTCTTTTCGGTCGCGAAAACGAACAGGAGCAGGAGGCTGCGGATGCCGAAGATTAG
- a CDS encoding transposase, with the protein MHAEGDAFIVDTGYDADRIRAKVLNLGMRPVIHPSPSRTCPQPLDRNLNRMRYRVECVFDDLKRFRAVATRYDNTATSYPAVLYVTFMVLCLR; encoded by the coding sequence GTGCACGCCGAAGGCGACGCCTTCATTGTGGATACGGGCTATGACGCCGACCGCATCCGAGCCAAGGTCTTGAATCTTGGAATGAGACCCGTCATCCATCCGAGCCCCAGCCGCACGTGTCCGCAGCCTCTCGACCGCAACCTCAATCGGATGCGCTACCGAGTGGAGTGCGTCTTCGACGACCTCAAACGCTTCCGGGCTGTTGCCACTCGTTACGACAATACGGCGACCAGCTACCCCGCTGTCCTGTATGTCACCTTCATGGTTCTCTGTCTGCGCTAA
- a CDS encoding ATP-binding cassette domain-containing protein: MRSYLTRVDDVLQAPPEQPPGTRHRPHSLQKRIQAEDVSFRYGAYSPLVVQDVSVTIEQGQFVAIVGASGAGKSSLAHLLLGLYLPSSGSIRFDGVPLAERDLKEVRRQMGVVLQNPSLFRGDIRRNIAYEDPLLPLAAETRVEEQARDGFASEFKAGKVLETQLSARLLTKRRTLEALLDARPAPRARVAPEAWCSSSAASGSLRAVSSNPPSATATHHPCGRAGHDSDAPARQPHAARRRAGLRTRTVRLPRAAVPLASGLG; the protein is encoded by the coding sequence GTGCGCAGCTACCTGACCCGCGTGGATGACGTGCTGCAGGCGCCCCCCGAGCAGCCGCCCGGGACGCGCCACCGCCCCCACTCGCTCCAGAAGCGGATCCAGGCGGAGGACGTGTCGTTCCGCTATGGGGCGTACTCGCCGCTGGTGGTGCAGGACGTGTCTGTCACCATCGAGCAGGGCCAGTTCGTGGCCATCGTCGGCGCCTCCGGTGCCGGCAAGTCCAGCCTGGCGCACCTGCTGCTGGGGCTGTACCTGCCCTCGTCCGGATCCATCCGCTTCGACGGGGTGCCGCTCGCGGAGAGGGACCTGAAGGAGGTGCGCCGGCAGATGGGCGTGGTGCTGCAGAACCCGTCGCTATTCCGCGGGGACATCCGCCGCAACATCGCCTACGAGGATCCGCTGCTGCCGCTGGCTGCGGAGACCCGGGTGGAGGAGCAGGCACGAGATGGCTTCGCGTCTGAGTTCAAGGCGGGCAAGGTATTGGAGACGCAGCTGAGCGCGCGCTTACTCACCAAGCGCCGGACGCTGGAGGCGCTTCTGGACGCGCGCCCGGCACCGAGGGCCCGTGTGGCGCCGGAGGCATGGTGCTCCAGTAGCGCAGCGAGTGGTTCACTCCGAGCCGTGAGTTCTAACCCGCCGAGTGCGACGGCGACTCACCATCCCTGCGGACGCGCTGGCCACGATTCGGATGCACCTGCACGTCAACCGCATGCTGCCCGACGACGTGCGGGCTTACGAACTCGTACTGTACGACTTCCTCGCGCGGCTGTACCGCTCGCGTCTGGCCTGGGCTGA
- a CDS encoding metallophosphoesterase — protein MGASEDGWYFAAVGDVHGHMHAMVRLLEGWSSRTGKLLAFVLQVGDFEPHRDDADLATMAAPAKYKQLGDFPVYHRRQMRFPWPVYFIGGNHEPYGFLDANAPHGFELTPGCHYLGRVGQVELRGLRVAGLSGIHREDAFQAARPSVSDSRASAHKAFAYFNEEDVDRAMALRNVDVLLLHDWPSGLSPAEDAEAFEHQRRSVSHDTVGNEYARMLVQALRPRWVLCGHMHRAYRSAIRHPSGQVSDVACLASVRQGPESFAVFHVSSKGISEVPRTR, from the coding sequence ATGGGTGCAAGTGAAGACGGGTGGTATTTCGCGGCCGTGGGCGACGTGCACGGCCACATGCACGCCATGGTGCGGCTTCTTGAGGGCTGGTCCTCACGCACGGGCAAGCTCCTGGCGTTCGTGCTCCAGGTGGGGGACTTCGAGCCCCACCGTGACGACGCGGACCTGGCCACCATGGCGGCGCCCGCAAAATACAAACAGCTGGGCGACTTTCCCGTCTACCACCGCCGCCAGATGCGCTTCCCCTGGCCGGTGTATTTCATTGGCGGAAACCATGAACCGTACGGCTTCCTGGATGCCAATGCCCCTCATGGCTTCGAGCTCACCCCCGGTTGTCATTACCTGGGACGTGTCGGTCAGGTTGAACTGCGAGGCCTTCGCGTCGCCGGACTGTCTGGCATCCATCGAGAGGATGCCTTCCAGGCCGCTCGCCCGTCCGTTTCGGACTCCCGTGCCTCGGCGCACAAGGCCTTCGCGTATTTCAACGAGGAGGACGTGGACCGCGCGATGGCCCTGCGGAATGTCGACGTCCTCCTGCTGCACGACTGGCCTTCCGGGCTGAGCCCGGCCGAGGACGCGGAGGCGTTCGAGCACCAGCGGCGCAGCGTGAGCCATGACACCGTGGGGAACGAATACGCCCGCATGCTCGTGCAGGCGCTCCGGCCCAGGTGGGTCCTCTGTGGCCACATGCACCGGGCGTATCGTTCCGCCATCCGGCATCCGTCCGGCCAGGTGTCGGACGTGGCCTGCCTCGCCAGTGTGCGCCAGGGGCCCGAGTCCTTCGCCGTGTTCCACGTCTCCTCGAAGGGGATCTCGGAGGTCCCCCGGACCCGCTGA
- a CDS encoding DUF2378 family protein, which yields MEEEIVYRHTVEGVFRAIGDRLTPELRSKLVAVGLDLDAQSPRNTSRTLFAEALRVTVAHLYPELDANEGYRRLGVCIIQGMEQTVLGKSLVSMWPIFGPERVVVRIQESFSTVNNYMKSELLTQGPGHHIIRVNECNGNPGYLRGLIEAGLARAGAKNLRVEPFDFDGHACSYRVRWGG from the coding sequence GTGGAAGAAGAGATCGTCTATCGCCACACCGTAGAGGGCGTGTTCCGCGCCATTGGTGATCGGCTCACTCCGGAGCTCCGCTCGAAGCTGGTGGCCGTGGGGCTGGATCTGGACGCGCAGTCTCCGCGCAACACCTCCCGGACCCTCTTCGCGGAAGCCCTGCGGGTCACCGTGGCGCACCTGTACCCGGAGCTGGACGCCAATGAAGGCTACCGGCGCCTGGGCGTCTGCATCATCCAGGGCATGGAGCAGACCGTGCTCGGCAAGTCGCTCGTGTCCATGTGGCCCATCTTCGGCCCCGAGCGCGTCGTGGTGCGCATCCAGGAGAGCTTCTCCACCGTGAACAACTACATGAAGTCGGAGTTGCTCACCCAGGGGCCCGGCCACCACATCATCCGCGTCAACGAGTGCAACGGAAACCCGGGCTACCTGCGGGGCCTCATCGAAGCGGGACTCGCCAGGGCCGGCGCGAAGAACCTGCGCGTGGAGCCCTTCGACTTCGACGGCCACGCCTGCTCCTACCGCGTCCGCTGGGGCGGCTGA
- a CDS encoding DUF2378 family protein — protein sequence MAEQVVYRHTIEGLFRSIGSRLTPQLKDKLKQAGLDLGAPIPRSTPRLVFAEALRITAQHLHPDVDTDEGFRRLGVGLIQGVEQTLLGRALVAMWPIFGPERVVIRIQESFATVNNYLKTELVTQGPAHHVLRVSECNGNPGYLRGIIEAGLTKAGARNLSVEPFDFDGHACSYRIRWTP from the coding sequence ATGGCCGAGCAGGTCGTCTATCGCCACACGATTGAAGGGCTGTTTCGCTCCATCGGCAGCCGGCTCACTCCACAGCTGAAGGACAAGCTGAAACAGGCCGGCCTGGACCTGGGCGCTCCCATTCCCCGCAGCACGCCGCGGCTCGTCTTCGCGGAAGCGCTGCGCATCACCGCGCAGCACCTCCATCCCGACGTCGATACGGACGAGGGCTTCCGGCGGCTGGGCGTGGGGCTCATCCAGGGCGTCGAGCAGACGCTGCTGGGCAGGGCGCTCGTCGCGATGTGGCCCATCTTCGGGCCGGAGCGCGTCGTCATCCGCATCCAGGAGAGCTTCGCGACGGTGAACAACTACCTGAAGACGGAGCTCGTCACCCAGGGGCCCGCGCACCACGTGCTCCGGGTCAGCGAGTGCAACGGCAACCCGGGCTACCTGCGCGGCATCATCGAGGCCGGTCTCACCAAGGCCGGTGCTCGGAACCTCAGCGTGGAGCCGTTCGACTTCGACGGTCATGCCTGCTCCTACCGCATCCGGTGGACTCCCTGA
- a CDS encoding fibronectin type III domain-containing protein, with protein sequence MKFRLPRHRVLCFTGALVLSLSCGPQEELAPDLDETGAVSQAALAAPTLLEAVPGDGQVTLKWTAGPAGTQGYQVRFRVGSNAWSYRSAGAQTTTLAVTGLSNGTKYEFVVRIKGSTSETTSTYSNSLYATPTADECSGSSVRHITVTGAGAKDGLTAQSAGTLANLNAFIQAVGPGGLVCIHGGTYGTGTTVSHGGAVGSPVTIKGVEGRPVFQSTFEASTRAKTGPVAFTVKASNLVFHNLEFRHVGTCFSFKAVSPVAHVTLSRFRAENVATCVDVERSSTTAFTDLTIRDAMILQFTRGGIFLASGTNQSLVEDVYIDMEPDQIGGQGSDYPVGIALYDTTNRVTLRRATVMNVTGMQTGYTQGDGIDGESSASDVVLEDSYFRGNEDGCVDTKVRNMLIRTTVAAECKRNFRLWQSVTPGPRVESVSSYQPRDGHFFMHSGTTTARDVAVYSSNAAKLVAYDCDSSSPCTFNAEGLRGTLLDATRLNATGTVTGNTLVYGQAVVIPPVPNPTSFTP encoded by the coding sequence ATGAAATTCCGCCTCCCTCGTCATCGTGTGCTGTGTTTCACCGGCGCCCTCGTGTTGTCGCTGTCCTGTGGTCCCCAGGAGGAACTGGCCCCGGACCTGGATGAGACCGGCGCGGTCTCCCAGGCGGCCCTGGCTGCCCCGACGTTGCTCGAAGCCGTACCCGGCGACGGGCAGGTGACCCTCAAGTGGACCGCGGGCCCCGCGGGCACCCAGGGCTACCAGGTCCGCTTCCGCGTGGGCTCCAACGCATGGAGCTACCGGAGCGCGGGGGCCCAGACGACGACCCTGGCGGTCACCGGCCTCTCCAACGGCACGAAGTACGAGTTCGTCGTGCGCATCAAGGGCTCCACGTCCGAGACGACTTCCACGTACTCGAACAGCCTGTACGCCACGCCCACCGCGGACGAGTGCTCCGGCTCCTCCGTCCGCCACATCACCGTCACCGGCGCGGGTGCGAAGGACGGCCTGACGGCGCAGAGCGCGGGCACCCTGGCGAACCTCAACGCGTTCATCCAGGCCGTGGGCCCTGGCGGCCTGGTGTGCATCCATGGCGGCACCTACGGCACCGGCACCACCGTGTCCCATGGCGGCGCGGTGGGCTCTCCCGTGACCATCAAGGGCGTGGAGGGGCGGCCCGTCTTCCAGTCCACCTTCGAGGCCTCCACTCGCGCCAAGACGGGGCCCGTGGCCTTCACCGTGAAGGCGAGCAACCTCGTGTTCCACAACCTGGAGTTCCGCCACGTGGGCACGTGCTTCAGCTTCAAGGCCGTGTCGCCCGTGGCACACGTGACGCTCAGCCGGTTCCGCGCGGAGAACGTGGCCACGTGCGTGGACGTGGAGCGCTCCAGCACCACGGCGTTCACAGACCTGACCATCCGCGACGCGATGATCCTCCAGTTCACGCGCGGCGGCATCTTCCTCGCGTCCGGCACCAACCAGTCGCTCGTCGAGGACGTCTACATCGACATGGAGCCGGACCAGATTGGAGGGCAGGGGAGTGACTACCCCGTGGGCATCGCCCTCTACGACACCACGAACCGCGTCACCCTGCGCCGGGCCACGGTGATGAACGTCACCGGCATGCAGACGGGCTACACGCAAGGCGACGGCATCGACGGGGAGAGCTCCGCGAGCGACGTCGTCCTGGAGGACAGCTACTTCCGCGGCAACGAGGACGGCTGCGTCGACACCAAGGTGCGCAACATGCTCATCCGCACCACCGTCGCCGCCGAGTGCAAGCGCAACTTCCGCCTGTGGCAGTCCGTCACGCCGGGCCCACGCGTCGAGAGCGTCAGCAGCTACCAGCCTCGCGACGGCCACTTCTTCATGCACTCCGGCACCACCACGGCCAGGGACGTCGCCGTGTACTCCAGCAACGCCGCGAAGCTCGTGGCCTATGACTGTGATTCTTCCTCCCCGTGCACGTTCAACGCGGAAGGACTCCGGGGCACGCTGCTGGATGCGACGAGGCTCAACGCCACCGGCACCGTGACGGGCAACACGCTGGTGTACGGCCAGGCCGTCGTAATCCCTCCCGTGCCCAACCCGACGTCGTTCACGCCGTAG
- a CDS encoding pirin family protein, producing MMNLRPSEARGHANHGWLDSHHTFSFASYFDPDNMGFRALRVINEDRVQSGEGFDTHPHRDMEIITYPLSGAIAHRDSTGGQGLLRAGEVQRMTAGTGVMHSEMNGSNEDVHFLQIWIIPDRKGLKPEYEQKFFPEKDRQGRWRVVASPDARDGSLTVHQDVLLHSTLLGPGEKAEYTLSKGRHAWVQIARGTGTLNGVTVKAGDGVAVSDESSLVLTASEPLEALLFDLA from the coding sequence ATGATGAACCTTCGGCCCTCTGAAGCGCGCGGACATGCCAACCACGGCTGGCTGGACTCGCATCACACCTTCTCGTTCGCGAGCTACTTCGACCCCGACAACATGGGCTTCCGCGCCCTGCGCGTCATCAACGAGGACCGCGTGCAGTCCGGCGAGGGCTTCGACACGCACCCGCACCGCGACATGGAGATCATCACCTACCCGCTCAGCGGTGCCATTGCGCACCGGGACAGCACGGGAGGCCAGGGGCTCCTGCGCGCCGGTGAGGTCCAGCGCATGACGGCCGGCACGGGCGTCATGCACAGCGAGATGAACGGCTCCAACGAGGACGTCCACTTCCTGCAGATCTGGATCATCCCGGACAGGAAGGGCCTGAAGCCCGAGTATGAGCAGAAGTTCTTCCCGGAGAAGGACCGGCAGGGACGCTGGCGCGTGGTGGCCAGCCCCGACGCGCGCGACGGCAGCCTCACCGTGCACCAGGACGTGCTCCTCCACAGCACGCTGCTGGGCCCGGGCGAGAAGGCGGAGTACACGCTGTCCAAGGGGCGTCACGCCTGGGTGCAGATTGCCCGCGGCACGGGCACGCTCAACGGCGTGACCGTGAAGGCCGGTGACGGCGTGGCCGTCTCCGACGAGTCGAGCCTCGTGCTCACCGCCTCCGAGCCGCTGGAGGCCCTGCTGTTCGACCTGGCCTGA
- a CDS encoding LysR family transcriptional regulator, translating to MDLNELLVFARVVQAGSFTSAAKALRMPKSTVSRKVSELEERVGAQLLQRTTRTLHLTEVGRAYYAHCERIVAEAEAAELAVTRMQAGPQGLLRVTTPLSVHFLAPMVARFMELYPDVQVEMLCTDRAVDLMEEGFDLAVRAGRLPDSSLMARRLGDIEWLVVASPDYLQAKGAPRTPSDLAKHECLFFGSAMQGNVWTLHAGGRSVEVKVSGRLVINEPDMLRAVTVLGTGVALIPGQQCVEDLESGRLQRVLPEWSSAGAPVHAVYPPTRHHVPKVMAFVEVLREHWPQLQGALKRAKR from the coding sequence ATGGACCTCAACGAACTCCTCGTCTTCGCTCGCGTGGTCCAGGCTGGCAGCTTCACGTCGGCGGCGAAGGCGCTGCGGATGCCCAAGTCCACCGTCAGCCGGAAGGTGTCCGAGCTGGAGGAGCGCGTGGGCGCCCAGTTGCTCCAGCGCACCACGCGCACGCTGCACCTGACGGAGGTGGGCCGCGCGTACTACGCGCACTGCGAGCGCATCGTCGCGGAGGCGGAGGCGGCGGAGCTGGCGGTGACCCGCATGCAGGCGGGCCCGCAGGGGCTCCTGCGCGTGACGACGCCCCTGTCCGTCCATTTCCTCGCGCCCATGGTGGCGCGCTTCATGGAGCTGTACCCGGACGTGCAGGTGGAGATGCTCTGCACGGACCGCGCGGTGGACCTGATGGAGGAGGGCTTCGACCTGGCGGTGCGGGCCGGGCGGCTGCCGGACTCGTCGCTGATGGCGCGGCGGCTGGGGGACATCGAGTGGCTCGTCGTGGCCTCACCGGACTACCTCCAGGCCAAGGGCGCGCCGCGAACGCCTTCGGACCTGGCGAAGCACGAGTGCCTCTTCTTCGGCTCGGCGATGCAGGGGAACGTCTGGACGCTGCATGCGGGCGGACGGTCGGTCGAGGTGAAGGTCTCCGGGCGGCTGGTGATCAACGAGCCGGACATGCTGCGCGCGGTGACGGTGCTGGGCACCGGGGTGGCGCTCATCCCCGGCCAGCAGTGTGTCGAGGACCTGGAGTCCGGCCGGCTCCAGCGCGTGTTGCCGGAGTGGAGCTCCGCGGGCGCGCCAGTGCACGCCGTCTATCCGCCCACGCGCCACCACGTGCCCAAGGTGATGGCCTTCGTGGAGGTGCTGCGCGAGCACTGGCCCCAGTTGCAGGGAGCGCTCAAGCGCGCGAAACGCTGA
- a CDS encoding YceI family protein: MATTLWNIDTTHTGIHFSVRHMVVAKVRGNFTKFSGTLTLDDANPAASSVSVSIEAASIHTGVEQRDNHLRSPDFFDVAKFPALTFQSTKVEPSGKHLKVTGQLTIRGISREVVLEAEQLGIAKDPWGNTKAAFEAKTTINRSDFGLTWNQALEAGGVLVGEKIEIALEVQAAQASGEKAA; encoded by the coding sequence ATGGCCACCACCCTCTGGAACATCGACACCACGCACACGGGCATCCACTTCAGCGTCCGCCACATGGTGGTGGCGAAGGTGCGCGGCAACTTCACGAAGTTCAGCGGCACCCTCACCCTGGACGACGCGAACCCGGCGGCGTCCTCCGTCTCCGTCTCCATCGAAGCGGCGAGCATCCACACGGGCGTCGAGCAGCGCGACAACCACCTGCGCTCGCCGGACTTCTTCGACGTGGCGAAGTTCCCGGCGCTCACCTTCCAGAGCACGAAGGTGGAGCCCTCCGGCAAGCACCTGAAGGTGACGGGTCAGCTCACCATCCGCGGCATCAGCCGCGAGGTCGTCCTGGAGGCCGAGCAGCTGGGTATCGCCAAGGACCCCTGGGGCAACACCAAGGCCGCGTTCGAGGCCAAGACGACCATCAACCGCAGCGACTTCGGCCTGACGTGGAACCAGGCGCTGGAGGCGGGCGGCGTGCTGGTGGGTGAGAAGATTGAAATTGCCCTCGAGGTCCAGGCCGCCCAGGCGTCGGGCGAGAAGGCGGCCTGA
- a CDS encoding DUF4382 domain-containing protein produces MNTLRHLTSSLLLATGLLFLAACGDGTSRVTLKLTDAPGDGIEKAVVTISKVYLKGSVEGDKEGKDGKGDVVLLSEPVTTDLLTLANDTADLVKDAEVPAGTYKELRFVITGGYIQVKQDGATRIFATSRDYEGLPEGAQVDGDLHMPSASSSGLKVKFDKDADVTITSDGEQKVILVDFDVAQSFGKEAGGSGRWVMRPIIKGADLEFSGNVEVSLEAGDVSLPLGPTQLGLFSAVLINADGSREPMAFTASTATRYVADFKYLLPGTYQVDLVGPEGVTFSTNITRPATATVGSGAEANVDFVLTSFEVAE; encoded by the coding sequence ATGAATACCTTGCGACACCTCACCTCTTCCCTGCTGCTGGCCACCGGCCTGTTGTTCCTCGCGGCCTGCGGCGATGGCACTTCCCGCGTCACCCTGAAGCTCACCGACGCCCCCGGCGACGGCATCGAGAAGGCCGTGGTGACCATCTCGAAGGTCTACCTCAAGGGCAGCGTCGAGGGAGACAAGGAGGGCAAGGACGGCAAGGGCGACGTGGTGCTCCTGAGCGAGCCCGTCACCACCGACCTGCTCACGCTGGCCAACGACACCGCGGACCTGGTGAAGGACGCGGAGGTTCCGGCGGGCACGTACAAGGAGCTGCGCTTCGTCATCACCGGCGGCTACATCCAGGTGAAGCAGGACGGCGCGACCCGCATCTTCGCCACCTCGCGCGACTACGAGGGCCTGCCCGAGGGTGCCCAGGTGGACGGCGACCTGCACATGCCCAGCGCCAGCAGCTCTGGCCTCAAGGTGAAGTTCGACAAGGACGCCGACGTCACCATCACCAGCGATGGCGAGCAGAAGGTCATCCTGGTGGACTTCGACGTCGCGCAGAGCTTCGGCAAGGAGGCCGGTGGCTCCGGCCGCTGGGTGATGCGTCCCATCATCAAGGGCGCGGACCTGGAGTTCTCCGGCAACGTGGAGGTGTCGCTGGAGGCGGGCGACGTGTCGCTGCCCCTGGGCCCCACGCAGCTGGGCCTCTTCTCCGCGGTGCTCATCAACGCCGACGGCAGCCGTGAGCCGATGGCCTTCACCGCCAGCACGGCCACCCGCTACGTGGCGGACTTCAAGTACCTGCTGCCGGGCACCTACCAGGTGGACCTGGTGGGCCCGGAGGGTGTGACGTTCAGCACGAACATCACGCGCCCGGCGACCGCCACGGTCGGCTCAGGCGCGGAAGCCAACGTCGACTTCGTCCTGACGTCCTTCGAAGTCGCCGAGTAG